In Pseudomonadota bacterium, the following are encoded in one genomic region:
- a CDS encoding flagellar protein FlaG, producing the protein MVTHVAIQKLPATVTELRTQRSSAAAYSNTAEATAPQRSAQQPREVSGELPPVDAKLLEKAVKDLSKGVQNLQRSLQFSVDESSGRTVIKVVDKDTQEVIRQIPEQQVLELAARLDQSAGVFVQDEA; encoded by the coding sequence ATGGTCACTCATGTCGCCATACAAAAATTGCCGGCCACCGTCACCGAGTTGCGCACGCAGCGCTCGTCGGCGGCCGCTTACAGTAATACCGCCGAGGCGACCGCCCCGCAGCGCTCCGCGCAACAGCCACGGGAAGTTTCCGGTGAGCTGCCGCCGGTCGACGCGAAGCTGCTCGAGAAGGCCGTCAAGGATCTCAGCAAGGGCGTGCAGAACCTGCAACGCTCGCTGCAGTTTTCCGTGGACGAGAGCAGCGGTCGTACGGTGATCAAGGTCGTCGACAAGGACACCCAGGAAGTCATTCGGCAGATCCCCGAACAGCAAGTGCTGGAACTCGCGGCGCGCCTCGATCAAAGCGCCGGCGTGTTCGTACAAGACGAGGCCTGA
- a CDS encoding glycosyltransferase family 4 protein, protein MRILCLFKRRYMRKDVIVDRYARLYELPRQLALRGHEVLGLCLNYRGRAAAFTSVDAQGAGRLRWQSCDLGATLLPGLLDYRRLVHEAIAAFRPDILLGGSDSLHVAMTAHFARAARLPYALDLFDNYESFGLARLPGLTRAYHHALRHADAVTCVSEPLRAMIAARHAPPERVSTLESTINHELFHPRDRAASRARLGLPANARLVGTAGALDASRGIATLYRAYERLSAAHPDLHLVLAGPRAGATPLPDAPRVIHLGELPHERIPELFSALDVAVICMRDTAFGRYAFPQKAYEIIACRTPVVAARVGALATLLSGQAHSLYEVDDIDSLQRCLAAQLAAPSPCDMPVPDWAAQAAHLEAVLEQACAGAPARQRILAHVD, encoded by the coding sequence ATGCGCATCCTGTGCCTGTTCAAACGCCGCTACATGCGCAAGGACGTCATCGTCGACCGCTACGCGCGCCTCTACGAATTGCCGCGCCAGCTGGCCTTGCGCGGCCATGAAGTGCTCGGCCTGTGCCTCAACTATCGTGGGCGAGCCGCGGCTTTCACGAGCGTGGACGCACAGGGCGCCGGCCGTCTGCGCTGGCAGTCCTGCGACCTCGGTGCCACCCTGCTGCCCGGCTTGCTCGATTACCGCCGTCTCGTGCATGAGGCCATCGCGGCATTTCGGCCGGACATCCTGCTCGGCGGTTCCGACAGCCTGCACGTGGCCATGACCGCGCACTTCGCGCGCGCCGCGCGACTGCCCTACGCGCTCGACCTGTTCGACAACTACGAGAGCTTTGGCCTGGCGCGCCTGCCCGGCCTGACCCGCGCCTATCACCATGCCCTGCGCCATGCCGACGCGGTGACCTGCGTGAGCGAGCCGCTGCGCGCCATGATTGCCGCGCGCCACGCGCCGCCGGAACGCGTCAGCACGCTGGAAAGCACCATCAATCACGAGCTCTTCCACCCGCGCGACCGCGCGGCGAGCCGCGCGCGCCTGGGCCTGCCGGCCAATGCACGCCTGGTCGGCACCGCCGGCGCGCTCGACGCCTCGCGCGGCATCGCCACGCTGTATCGCGCCTACGAGCGGCTCTCGGCCGCGCATCCCGATCTGCACCTGGTGCTGGCAGGTCCTCGCGCCGGCGCCACGCCCCTGCCCGATGCGCCGCGCGTGATCCATCTCGGCGAATTGCCCCACGAGCGCATCCCCGAGCTGTTCAGCGCGCTGGACGTGGCCGTGATCTGCATGCGCGATACCGCCTTCGGCCGTTATGCCTTCCCGCAGAAGGCCTACGAGATCATCGCCTGCCGCACGCCGGTGGTGGCAGCGCGCGTGGGCGCGCTGGCCACGCTGTTGAGCGGCCAGGCGCACAGTCTGTACGAGGTCGATGACATCGACAGCCTGCAGCGCTGCCTCGCCGCGCAGCTCGCCGCGCCGTCGCCCTGCGACATGCCGGTGCCGGACTGGGCGGCGCAGGCCGCGCACCTCGAAGCCGTGCTCGAACAAGCCTGCGCCGGCGCGCCGGCGCGGCAACGGATCCTGGCCCATGTGGACTAG
- the fliD gene encoding flagellar filament capping protein FliD: MASLSTQGVGSGLDIAGIVSKIMTIERQPWVKMGTAQVEMQAQLSAYGQLKSVVSQFQTTVSDLSDPTKFKATKATSSDAKILTATGSADASAGSYSIEVKRLAETHRLIAGTTFADTGTTKIGAAGDTMAITVGTKSFTIEIGNKTLDEIRTAINSSSANTGVTASTIKDASGYHLSLSAKSTGSANLLDVKFHTLADPVTDQPDPFALATINTDRNGSGGFTSADLDAELKLENTFSVTSSSNSVTDVISGLTLDLVTAGTVNVNVSRDDGKIQSNVQTLVSAYNAIFKLTNDLKSKTLSSERGSLLNIESQFRDALHAKSGTSSAFKFLAEIGITNGANGTGLALNTAIFQEALNKDPAGVASMFTDATSGAAVRFKALAKSMLDAGGIFPARETSMKARIDANSTARANLEFRLNRKEAALNKQFNALDALVAGLNSTSNYLTTQLKQFDANKDA; this comes from the coding sequence GTGGCATCCCTAAGCACCCAAGGCGTCGGTTCCGGCCTGGACATCGCCGGCATCGTCAGCAAGATCATGACCATCGAGCGCCAGCCGTGGGTCAAGATGGGCACCGCCCAGGTCGAAATGCAGGCGCAGCTCAGCGCCTACGGCCAATTGAAGAGCGTCGTCTCGCAGTTCCAGACCACCGTCTCCGATCTTTCCGACCCGACCAAGTTCAAGGCCACCAAGGCCACCTCCAGCGACGCCAAGATCCTGACCGCCACCGGCAGCGCCGACGCCAGCGCCGGTTCCTACAGCATCGAAGTCAAACGCCTGGCCGAGACCCATCGCCTGATCGCCGGCACCACGTTCGCCGACACCGGCACGACCAAGATTGGCGCCGCGGGCGACACCATGGCCATCACCGTCGGCACCAAGAGCTTCACGATCGAAATTGGCAACAAGACGCTGGACGAGATCCGCACCGCCATCAACAGCTCGAGCGCCAATACCGGCGTGACCGCCTCGACCATCAAGGATGCCTCGGGTTATCACCTGAGCCTGTCGGCCAAAAGCACCGGCTCGGCCAACCTGCTCGACGTCAAGTTCCACACCCTGGCCGATCCGGTCACGGATCAGCCCGATCCCTTCGCGCTGGCCACCATCAATACCGATCGCAACGGCAGCGGCGGATTCACCAGCGCCGATCTCGACGCCGAACTGAAACTCGAAAACACCTTCAGCGTGACGAGCTCCAGCAACTCGGTCACCGACGTGATTTCCGGACTGACCTTGGACCTCGTGACCGCCGGCACCGTCAACGTCAACGTGTCGCGCGACGACGGCAAGATCCAGAGCAACGTGCAAACCCTGGTTTCGGCCTACAACGCCATCTTCAAGCTGACGAACGATCTGAAGAGCAAAACCCTGAGCAGCGAACGCGGTTCACTGTTGAACATCGAGTCGCAGTTTCGCGATGCGCTGCACGCCAAGTCCGGCACTTCGAGCGCGTTCAAATTCCTGGCCGAGATCGGCATCACCAATGGCGCCAACGGTACCGGTCTTGCGCTGAACACGGCGATTTTCCAGGAAGCGCTGAACAAGGACCCGGCAGGCGTCGCCAGCATGTTCACCGACGCCACCAGCGGCGCGGCGGTGCGCTTCAAGGCGCTGGCCAAGAGCATGCTCGATGCCGGCGGCATCTTCCCGGCGCGCGAAACCAGCATGAAGGCGCGCATCGATGCCAATTCCACCGCGCGCGCCAATCTCGAATTCCGTTTGAATCGCAAGGAGGCGGCGCTGAACAAGCAGTTCAATGCGCTGGATGCACTGGTCGCCGGGCTCAACAGCACCAGCAACTACCTGACGACGCAATTGAAACAATTCGACGCAAATAAAGACGCCTGA
- a CDS encoding ABC transporter ATP-binding protein: protein MWTSLQKLLFLLSGAERRSFVLLVVLMMFEAILEMAGVAVVPLYITVLAYPDKIIDNPLLRDALSPAWQAWLTREHLLIWGGVAMFSLYGAKTAYVVFLAYWKARFAQTRALKLGTRLFAAYLRAPYVFHLRNNSAELQRNINQECQQLAVRVLMPMVEFLSNGFILCGISAVLVAILDLRVLVWLAGFLGAGIGIATLLQNRVRRLGVDAQTYRGAVIRSVTEGLGGVKEVIVLGRTAYFLARLREALINVFRIQRTMQIIQRAIPQLIELTGIFGLIGVTLMLYQLGNDNQEIIATLSVFAVALTRMKGAVRGLMDCFTEVRHNAASLDIVYEGLRTLEPLLDDVTAAHAPLPFRDSLELAGLAYRYPGAPHDSLCDVELVIRRGEAIGIVGTSGAGKSTLIDLVLGVLEPARGHIRVDGQDIRDAMPAWQANLGYVPQALFLVDGSLTENIALGLDPAAVDVERVERAAAAAELGPLLARLPDGLATAIGERGIRLSGGERQRIAIARALYHNPDILVMDEATSALDNTTEAAVIEAVAALKGNRTILMIAHRLSTVRRCDRIVFLKNGTVDAIGTYDELRQGHAEFREMSSA from the coding sequence ATGTGGACTAGTCTCCAGAAGCTCCTGTTCCTGCTGAGCGGCGCCGAGCGGCGCAGCTTCGTGCTGCTGGTGGTACTCATGATGTTCGAGGCCATCCTCGAGATGGCCGGCGTGGCGGTCGTTCCGCTCTACATCACCGTGCTCGCCTATCCCGACAAGATCATCGACAACCCGCTGCTGCGCGATGCGCTGTCGCCGGCCTGGCAGGCGTGGCTGACGCGCGAACACCTGCTGATCTGGGGCGGCGTGGCGATGTTTTCCTTGTACGGCGCCAAGACCGCCTACGTGGTGTTTCTCGCCTACTGGAAGGCGCGCTTCGCCCAGACCCGCGCCTTGAAACTCGGCACCCGCCTGTTCGCCGCCTACCTGCGCGCGCCCTATGTCTTCCACCTGCGCAACAACTCGGCGGAGCTGCAAAGGAACATCAACCAGGAATGTCAGCAGCTCGCGGTGCGGGTGTTGATGCCGATGGTGGAGTTCTTGAGCAACGGCTTCATCCTGTGCGGCATCAGCGCGGTGCTGGTGGCCATCCTCGACCTGCGCGTGCTGGTGTGGTTGGCGGGATTTCTCGGCGCCGGCATCGGCATCGCGACCTTGCTGCAGAACCGCGTGCGACGCCTCGGCGTCGACGCCCAGACCTATCGCGGCGCGGTGATCCGCAGCGTCACCGAGGGCTTGGGCGGCGTCAAGGAAGTCATCGTGCTGGGTCGCACCGCCTACTTCCTGGCACGCCTGCGTGAAGCCTTGATCAACGTGTTTCGCATCCAGCGCACCATGCAGATCATCCAGCGCGCGATCCCGCAGCTCATCGAGCTGACCGGCATCTTCGGCCTCATCGGCGTGACCTTGATGCTCTATCAACTCGGCAATGACAACCAGGAGATCATCGCGACCTTGAGCGTGTTCGCGGTGGCCTTGACGCGCATGAAGGGCGCGGTGCGCGGCCTCATGGATTGCTTCACGGAAGTGCGCCACAACGCCGCCTCGCTCGACATCGTGTACGAAGGCCTGCGCACGCTCGAACCCTTGCTGGACGACGTGACCGCTGCGCACGCACCGCTGCCGTTCCGCGACAGCCTGGAACTCGCGGGCCTCGCCTACCGCTACCCCGGCGCGCCGCACGACAGCCTGTGCGATGTCGAGCTGGTCATCCGGCGCGGCGAGGCCATCGGCATCGTCGGCACCAGCGGCGCCGGCAAGTCGACGCTCATCGATCTCGTGCTCGGCGTGCTGGAACCGGCGCGCGGCCACATTCGCGTCGACGGACAGGACATCCGCGACGCCATGCCGGCGTGGCAGGCCAATCTCGGCTACGTACCGCAGGCCTTGTTCCTGGTCGACGGCAGCTTGACGGAAAACATCGCGCTCGGTCTCGACCCGGCCGCGGTCGACGTCGAAAGGGTCGAGCGCGCAGCGGCAGCGGCCGAACTCGGGCCCCTGCTGGCGCGCCTGCCCGACGGACTCGCCACCGCCATCGGCGAACGCGGCATTCGCCTGTCGGGGGGCGAGCGTCAGCGCATCGCCATCGCGCGCGCCCTCTATCACAATCCCGACATCCTGGTGATGGACGAGGCGACCTCGGCGCTGGACAACACCACCGAGGCGGCCGTCATCGAAGCGGTGGCGGCGCTGAAGGGCAATCGCACCATACTCATGATCGCCCACCGACTCAGCACCGTGCGGCGCTGCGATCGCATCGTGTTCCTGAAAAACGGCACCGTCGACGCAATCGGCACCTATGACGAATTGCGGCAAGGCCATGCGGAATTTCGCGAGATGAGCAGCGCATGA
- the fliS gene encoding flagellar export chaperone FliS, translating into MSYPPNALNAIDEYSRLALRTDIETASPHRLILLLMDGALDKLRAARTAMVRGNIAAKGSNITWAMSIIDGLRASLNHERGGQIAANLDALYDYMTRTLVTANLHNDDGKLTEVEKLLGEIRSGWKGIEAQVERGNAVPVQNELGATARIYG; encoded by the coding sequence ATGAGCTACCCACCCAACGCGCTCAACGCCATCGACGAATACAGCCGCCTCGCGCTGCGCACCGATATCGAGACCGCCTCGCCGCATCGACTGATCCTGCTGCTGATGGACGGCGCCCTCGACAAGCTGCGCGCCGCGCGCACCGCCATGGTACGCGGCAACATCGCTGCCAAGGGTTCCAACATCACCTGGGCCATGTCGATCATCGACGGCCTGCGCGCCAGCCTCAACCACGAGCGTGGCGGACAGATCGCCGCCAATCTCGACGCGCTGTACGACTACATGACGCGCACGCTGGTAACGGCCAACCTGCACAACGACGACGGCAAGCTCACGGAAGTCGAAAAGCTGCTCGGCGAAATTCGCAGCGGTTGGAAGGGCATCGAAGCGCAGGTCGAGCGCGGCAACGCGGTGCCGGTGCAGAACGAACTCGGCGCGACCGCGCGCATCTACGGCTGA
- the glf gene encoding UDP-galactopyranose mutase: protein MTRSALDVLVVGAGFAGSVLAERLASAGRQVLVIDRREHIGGNAFDETDAHGVLVHRYGPHIFHTQSSRVFAYLSRFTSWRPYEHRVQALVEGRFYPIPINRTTINSLYGLDLDEAGVAAYLASVAEPRDEVLTSEDAVLASVGRDLCDKFFRGYTRKQWGLELNQLAASVAARIPTRSNDDDRYFTDRHQAMPAQGYTRMFTRMLGHPRIRVETGVDYFAERQRWRPRLTVFSGPIDAYFDYRHGALPYRSLEFRHEHHDLPRYQHTGTVNFPNDHAYTRITEFKYLTGQDTRGTSIVKEFPRADGDPYYPIPNPDNESRYQRYKALARDERDVVFVGRLAQYRYYNMDQVVAAALKAARDVTGIDDEYTSLDN from the coding sequence ATGACGAGGTCCGCGCTCGATGTGCTGGTGGTGGGCGCCGGCTTCGCCGGCTCCGTGCTCGCCGAACGCCTGGCCAGCGCCGGACGCCAAGTGCTGGTGATCGACCGGCGCGAGCACATCGGCGGCAATGCCTTCGACGAGACGGACGCGCACGGCGTGCTCGTGCATCGCTACGGTCCGCACATCTTCCACACCCAATCGAGCCGCGTGTTCGCCTACCTGTCGCGCTTCACGAGCTGGCGACCCTACGAACATCGCGTGCAGGCGCTGGTGGAAGGCCGCTTCTATCCCATACCGATCAACCGCACCACCATCAACAGTCTCTACGGCCTCGACCTGGACGAAGCCGGCGTCGCTGCCTACCTCGCCAGCGTGGCCGAACCGCGCGATGAGGTCCTGACCAGCGAGGACGCGGTGCTGGCGAGTGTCGGCCGTGATCTGTGCGACAAGTTCTTTCGCGGCTACACGCGCAAGCAATGGGGGCTCGAACTCAACCAACTGGCCGCCAGCGTCGCCGCGCGCATTCCGACCCGCAGCAACGACGACGACCGCTATTTCACCGACCGTCACCAGGCCATGCCCGCGCAGGGCTACACGCGGATGTTCACGCGCATGCTCGGCCACCCGCGCATCCGCGTCGAAACCGGTGTCGATTATTTTGCCGAACGCCAGCGCTGGCGACCGCGCCTGACGGTTTTCAGCGGCCCGATAGACGCCTATTTCGACTACCGCCACGGCGCACTGCCCTATCGTTCGCTGGAATTCCGGCACGAACATCACGACCTGCCACGCTACCAGCACACCGGCACCGTGAACTTCCCCAACGATCACGCCTATACGCGCATCACGGAATTCAAATACCTGACCGGCCAGGACACGCGCGGCACGTCCATCGTCAAGGAATTCCCGCGCGCCGACGGCGATCCCTACTATCCGATCCCCAATCCCGACAACGAATCCCGCTACCAGCGCTACAAGGCGCTGGCGCGCGACGAACGCGACGTGGTGTTCGTCGGCCGACTCGCACAGTATCGTTACTACAACATGGACCAAGTGGTGGCGGCCGCGCTCAAGGCGGCGCGCGACGTGACGGGTATCGACGATGAATACACCAGCCTCGACAACTGA